The Micavibrio sp. TMED2 genome has a window encoding:
- a CDS encoding kinase yields MTDVSVLDVLLYDRPIGTLTRVGGDRVLFAFNDAYIVDQNRPTLGLGFKDQFGELITEFRPTQTRVTPFFANLLPEGHMRDYLAARAGINPAREFFLLWVLGRDLPGAITIRPAGGEAWPDGANDPDHDGDDRRENALRFSLAGVQLKFSAVHEARGGLTIPAKGVGGSWIVKLPSREFAGVPENEFSMMTLARLIGINVPQIQLVDLAAIRNLPEGIGALSGQALAIERFDRLPDGQAVHIEDFAQVFGVYPQEKYQKASARNIATVLGVEGDEADIAEFIRRLTFNMLIGNADMHLKNWSLIYPDRRRAALAPAYDFVSTVPYIPDRNAALNVSRTKRFDEFSEDELSHLAAKARLPEKLLLDSAREAVERFHEVWSREKTNLPLSAKIVEVIDRQLQIVPIAGARA; encoded by the coding sequence ATGACTGATGTTTCCGTCCTTGATGTCCTGCTGTATGACCGCCCCATCGGCACCCTGACGCGGGTTGGCGGGGACAGGGTTCTGTTTGCCTTCAACGATGCCTATATCGTCGATCAGAACCGGCCAACGCTGGGGCTGGGCTTCAAGGATCAGTTCGGCGAGCTGATTACCGAATTCAGACCGACGCAAACGCGGGTTACGCCCTTCTTCGCCAATCTGCTGCCCGAAGGGCATATGCGCGATTATCTGGCCGCGCGCGCCGGGATCAACCCTGCCCGTGAGTTTTTCCTGCTATGGGTTTTGGGACGCGATCTGCCGGGTGCCATCACAATCCGGCCCGCCGGTGGTGAAGCCTGGCCGGACGGGGCCAATGATCCGGATCATGATGGCGATGATCGGCGCGAGAATGCCTTGCGCTTCTCGCTTGCCGGGGTGCAGCTCAAATTCTCGGCTGTGCATGAGGCGCGCGGCGGCCTGACCATTCCGGCCAAGGGGGTTGGTGGGTCGTGGATCGTCAAGCTGCCATCCCGCGAGTTTGCGGGCGTGCCCGAGAATGAATTCTCGATGATGACGCTGGCCCGGCTCATCGGCATCAATGTGCCGCAGATCCAACTGGTCGATCTGGCGGCGATCCGTAATCTGCCCGAAGGCATCGGCGCGCTGTCTGGGCAGGCACTCGCTATCGAACGCTTTGACCGACTGCCGGATGGACAGGCCGTGCATATCGAGGATTTTGCCCAGGTCTTCGGCGTCTATCCGCAGGAGAAATATCAGAAGGCTAGTGCGCGCAATATCGCCACCGTCCTTGGCGTGGAAGGCGATGAGGCCGACATTGCCGAGTTCATCCGCCGCCTGACCTTCAACATGCTGATCGGCAATGCCGATATGCACCTGAAAAACTGGTCGCTGATCTATCCGGACCGGCGGCGGGCAGCACTGGCGCCTGCCTATGATTTCGTATCGACTGTGCCCTATATCCCGGACCGCAATGCGGCGCTGAATGTCAGCCGCACCAAGCGGTTCGATGAGTTTTCCGAGGATGAGCTGTCCCACCTTGCGGCCAAGGCCCGTCTACCGGAAAAGCTGCTGCTGGATAGCGCGCGGGAAGCGGTTGAGCGCTTCCATGAGGTATGGAGCCGGGAGAAAACCAATCTGCCGCTGAGTGCGAAGATCGTTGAGGTCATCGACCGGCAGTTGCAGATCGTGCCGATTGCCGGGGCGAGAGCCTAG
- a CDS encoding antirestriction protein ArdA produces MTTTFYAQPYDISASGFYFDSEESYLAKIGTIRNDYGQPVEEFEIQFIDGDAMDCAFAKAWGLNQANILRFMDATDEWDDDEKRSFIIAVGECGYSFDPATVEPSDYDVTLYEVDTLAELAMQFVDEGFYGDIPEHLSFYIDYAAMARDLAFDYTMIEIAGERWAYHCP; encoded by the coding sequence ATGACAACAACCTTCTATGCCCAACCCTATGACATCTCAGCCAGTGGCTTCTATTTCGACAGCGAGGAAAGCTATTTGGCGAAGATCGGCACGATCCGCAACGACTATGGCCAGCCGGTCGAGGAATTTGAAATCCAGTTCATTGATGGCGATGCGATGGACTGCGCCTTTGCCAAAGCCTGGGGCCTGAATCAGGCAAATATCCTGCGCTTCATGGACGCGACGGACGAGTGGGACGATGACGAAAAGCGGAGCTTCATCATTGCCGTTGGCGAATGCGGCTACAGCTTCGATCCTGCGACGGTTGAGCCATCGGATTATGACGTGACCTTGTACGAGGTCGACACGTTGGCCGAGCTGGCCATGCAGTTTGTCGATGAGGGCTTCTATGGGGACATCCCCGAGCATCTGAGTTTCTATATCGACTATGCCGCCATGGCCCGCGATCTGGCCTTTGATTACACCATGATCGAGATCGCCGGGGAGCGGTGGGCCTATCACTGCCCGTAA
- a CDS encoding transcriptional regulator, with the protein MSYATEHIASLLRAAREAKGLNQRELSARSGLPQSHISKIENGAVDLRLSSLIELARILDLELTLVPRKALPAVQAIMRSAGGTGQDDEAIRPAYSLDEDDHD; encoded by the coding sequence GAGCATATCGCCAGCCTGTTGCGCGCCGCGCGCGAGGCGAAGGGGCTGAACCAGCGGGAGCTGAGCGCCCGATCAGGCCTGCCGCAAAGCCATATCTCGAAAATCGAGAATGGCGCGGTCGATCTCCGGCTTTCCAGCCTGATCGAGCTGGCCCGCATCCTTGATCTGGAATTGACCCTGGTGCCACGTAAGGCGTTGCCCGCAGTTCAGGCGATCATGCGCAGTGCTGGGGGGACTGGCCAAGACGATGAGGCCATACGGCCCGCCTATAGCCTGGACGAGGATGATCATGACTGA